One Polyangiaceae bacterium genomic window carries:
- a CDS encoding AAA family ATPase, which produces MKLTNLKASRYRSLKDVDISLGSMNVLIGANASGKSNVLDALRFLSEGVRAKDFIESIESRGGCKDLGWRGEGFPIEITLETTFLDDIGARYSWTVTLYGDAMTFSVVEEMFKLNDDNSTTKILEFRRGKVWWTSTQARNDRVTLKLHLTSCALAIACTDESFPARHVAEFVSRWGFFDPSPPLLRGAAHMTEGDKLDPYGANLAARLYTIKNAHAGEQTLDRIVTATRHVLGVPEAITLAISPLDGKAYFSQKEYGGNFAVPQAGISSGTLRMLAFMTALFGESDSSLVGIEEPENHVHPSALKGLAEYLREASERVQIIVTTHSPILLDCLPKPEEVSIVRRTPEGTSITAEKNPEGVRKALEESGFSLGEFHETKGFGA; this is translated from the coding sequence ATGAAGCTCACGAACCTCAAGGCGAGTCGTTACCGCAGTCTCAAAGACGTCGACATTTCGCTCGGCTCGATGAACGTGCTCATCGGCGCGAATGCGAGCGGCAAGAGCAACGTGCTCGATGCATTGCGGTTTTTGTCGGAAGGGGTTCGGGCGAAGGACTTTATAGAGAGTATTGAAAGCCGGGGCGGATGCAAAGACCTTGGATGGCGGGGAGAGGGCTTTCCCATTGAAATCACGCTCGAGACGACGTTTCTCGACGACATTGGCGCGCGATATTCATGGACTGTCACTCTTTATGGCGACGCGATGACCTTCAGCGTTGTCGAAGAAATGTTCAAGCTCAATGATGATAACTCGACGACAAAGATATTGGAATTTAGGCGAGGTAAAGTCTGGTGGACGTCGACGCAGGCCAGAAATGATCGGGTTACTTTGAAGTTGCACCTTACATCTTGTGCTCTCGCGATCGCTTGCACGGATGAGTCCTTCCCAGCGCGACATGTCGCCGAATTCGTAAGTCGCTGGGGATTTTTTGATCCTAGCCCTCCGCTTCTGCGCGGAGCGGCCCACATGACAGAGGGAGACAAATTGGACCCTTATGGAGCCAACCTTGCGGCACGTTTATATACAATAAAGAATGCTCACGCGGGCGAACAGACATTGGATCGAATTGTTACAGCAACGCGTCACGTACTTGGCGTCCCCGAAGCGATTACGCTCGCCATATCGCCTCTCGATGGAAAGGCTTATTTCTCGCAAAAGGAATACGGGGGGAACTTTGCGGTTCCTCAGGCGGGCATTTCCAGCGGCACCCTGCGCATGCTCGCCTTCATGACCGCCCTGTTTGGCGAATCGGATTCGAGCCTCGTCGGCATCGAGGAACCCGAGAATCATGTCCACCCCTCGGCATTGAAAGGTTTGGCCGAGTATCTGCGCGAGGCGAGCGAACGCGTGCAAATCATCGTCACCACGCATTCTCCTATTCTGCTCGACTGCTTGCCAAAACCGGAAGAAGTTTCCATCGTCCGGCGCACGCCCGAAGGAACGTCCATTACCGCAGAAAAAAATCCCGAAGGCGTACGCAAGGCGCTCGAAGAATCCGGCTTCAGCCTGGGTGAATTTCACGAGACCAAGGGATTCGGAGCCTGA
- a CDS encoding DUF4276 family protein, giving the protein MGKRVVVIASGETERMALPHLLRHLESDNVGILGPILTPPRQHALTPDSACKLVQAAWYWNDPQPDKFVILVDADGKDPQMVVATFAQRLEGTKCQDIPVPIKVVAAKWHLEAWFWADPHALRSYVGRDLGNVDINDPDAIPSPKQCLKDLLDVPYTARVAGEIAQGISTTEVGKRSRSFAHFEQAIRNGSAPT; this is encoded by the coding sequence ATGGGAAAACGCGTTGTCGTCATTGCCTCGGGCGAGACGGAAAGAATGGCGCTGCCCCATCTACTCCGGCACCTCGAGTCGGACAATGTTGGGATCCTGGGACCCATCCTTACGCCCCCGCGACAGCATGCTCTCACGCCGGATTCGGCTTGCAAGCTCGTCCAAGCAGCATGGTATTGGAATGATCCTCAGCCCGATAAATTCGTCATTCTCGTGGACGCCGATGGCAAGGACCCGCAAATGGTCGTCGCGACGTTTGCGCAGCGGCTCGAAGGCACCAAGTGCCAAGACATTCCGGTCCCCATCAAAGTGGTCGCCGCGAAATGGCACCTGGAGGCATGGTTTTGGGCTGATCCGCACGCATTACGGAGTTATGTGGGGCGGGATCTCGGCAACGTCGACATCAACGATCCCGACGCGATACCCAGCCCCAAACAATGTTTGAAAGACTTGCTCGATGTGCCCTACACGGCTCGTGTTGCCGGAGAAATCGCGCAGGGAATTTCGACCACTGAAGTCGGCAAACGCAGTCGCAGTTTTGCCCATTTCGAGCAAGCGATACGGAATGGCTCGGCGCCAACTTGA
- the mdh gene encoding malate dehydrogenase: protein MSTRKKIALIGAGNIGGELAALCARKELGDIVLFDIPAKTDFAKGKALDLEQNSSVIGYDANIKGTSDWADCKGADVVIVTAGIPRKPGQSRDDLVATNLPIIRSVAAGVKANCPDAFIIVISNPLDAMVYELKRATGLPRERVVGMAGVLDSARFQLFLAREANVSIKDVRAMVLGGHGDDMVPVLSATTINGVAVTEFLAKDKIDAIIARTRTGGGEIVKLMGTSAYYAPASAAVAMAESFLLDQKRVLACAAYLEGEYGYKDLYMGVPVVIGGRGVEKILEIKLSDDEKAMLAKSAKSVQGITDVVKATPAA, encoded by the coding sequence ATGAGCACTCGGAAGAAGATCGCACTCATTGGAGCAGGCAACATCGGTGGCGAACTTGCGGCACTCTGCGCACGCAAGGAGCTTGGTGACATCGTCCTCTTCGACATCCCCGCCAAGACCGACTTCGCCAAAGGCAAAGCGCTCGACCTCGAGCAAAACAGCAGCGTCATCGGCTACGACGCGAACATCAAAGGCACGAGCGACTGGGCCGACTGCAAAGGCGCCGACGTCGTCATCGTCACCGCCGGCATCCCGCGCAAGCCCGGCCAGAGCCGCGATGACCTCGTCGCGACAAACCTTCCCATCATCCGCAGCGTCGCTGCCGGCGTGAAGGCAAACTGCCCCGACGCCTTCATCATCGTCATCTCGAACCCGCTCGACGCCATGGTCTACGAGCTCAAGCGCGCGACGGGCCTGCCCCGCGAGCGTGTCGTTGGCATGGCCGGCGTGCTCGACAGCGCCCGCTTCCAGCTCTTCCTCGCGCGTGAAGCCAACGTCAGCATCAAGGACGTCCGCGCGATGGTCCTCGGCGGACACGGCGACGACATGGTCCCCGTCCTTTCCGCGACCACGATCAACGGCGTTGCCGTGACCGAGTTCCTTGCGAAGGACAAGATCGACGCGATCATCGCGCGCACGCGTACGGGCGGCGGCGAGATCGTCAAGCTCATGGGCACGAGCGCCTACTACGCGCCTGCATCGGCGGCCGTCGCGATGGCCGAATCGTTTTTGCTCGACCAAAAGCGCGTCTTGGCCTGCGCCGCGTACCTCGAAGGCGAATACGGCTACAAGGATCTCTACATGGGCGTGCCCGTCGTCATTGGCGGCCGCGGCGTCGAGAAGATCCTCGAGATCAAGCTCTCGGACGACGAGAAAGCGATGCTTGCGAAGAGCGCGAAGAGCGTGCAGGGCATCACGGACGTCGTGAAGGCAACCCCGGCGGCGTGA
- a CDS encoding phosphoribosylaminoimidazolesuccinocarboxamide synthase, whose amino-acid sequence MVDIEQVRAALRTTLNSTDLGALGTKYEGKVRDNYTTGDGRRYLVSTDRISAFDRVLGTLPLKGQVLNLLAAHWFEATKDIAPNHVISVPDPNVLEAKECTPLPVEMVVRAYVTGVTSTSIWTHYAKGERVFCGHRLPDGLRKNERLPSPILTPSTKAPKGGHDVSASRDEILAMGHIDARDFDRAAELAMALFAFGQTRCKERGLILVDTKYEFGKTKEGEVVVIDEIHTPDSSRFWFARTYDERFGKGEEPESFDKEYVRRWLAAAGFTGDGAIPTIPDDVRVEASRRYIEAFEAITGAAFVPNLEEPSARMKRNLGL is encoded by the coding sequence ATGGTGGACATCGAACAGGTCCGAGCCGCACTTCGTACGACACTGAACAGCACTGATCTGGGTGCTCTGGGGACGAAATACGAAGGGAAAGTCCGCGACAATTACACGACGGGCGATGGTCGTCGGTACTTGGTGTCGACCGATCGCATCAGCGCTTTCGACAGGGTGCTCGGGACGCTTCCGCTGAAAGGGCAGGTGCTGAACCTGCTTGCTGCGCACTGGTTCGAGGCGACGAAAGACATCGCGCCGAATCACGTGATTTCGGTGCCGGATCCGAACGTGCTGGAAGCGAAAGAGTGCACGCCGCTGCCGGTGGAGATGGTGGTGCGTGCGTACGTGACGGGGGTGACGTCGACGAGCATATGGACGCATTACGCGAAGGGGGAGCGGGTGTTTTGTGGGCATCGTTTGCCCGATGGGTTGAGGAAAAACGAACGGTTACCTTCGCCGATCCTGACGCCGAGCACGAAGGCGCCGAAGGGTGGCCACGACGTTTCGGCTTCGCGCGATGAAATTTTGGCGATGGGGCACATCGATGCGCGTGACTTCGATCGAGCGGCCGAGCTTGCGATGGCGCTCTTCGCGTTCGGACAAACTCGATGCAAAGAGCGTGGGCTGATCTTGGTGGACACGAAGTACGAGTTTGGAAAGACGAAGGAGGGGGAGGTCGTGGTGATCGACGAGATACACACGCCGGACTCGTCGCGGTTCTGGTTTGCCCGGACGTACGACGAACGATTTGGGAAGGGTGAGGAGCCGGAGTCGTTCGACAAGGAGTACGTGCGGAGGTGGCTCGCGGCTGCGGGTTTCACGGGTGATGGAGCGATTCCTACGATCCCGGACGATGTGCGCGTGGAGGCGTCGAGGCGTTACATCGAGGCGTTCGAGGCGATCACGGGGGCGGCTTTCGTGCCGAATTTGGAAGAGCCGAGCGCGCGGATGAAGCGGAATTTGGGGTTGTAG